The Enterococcus rotai genome includes a window with the following:
- a CDS encoding O-methyltransferase, protein MRNEMMHRPVVKPELVEFMRNKQKKIQGELGVIEEEAHEAGVPIIPHETVVFLQFFLDQIKPKNILEIGTAIGFSSSLMAQCVGEDGHVTTIDRFDVMIRKAKVTYERLGLTDKVTLLEGQAAEILPTLSGPYDFIFMDSAKSKYIEFLPECLRLLRVGGVLMVDDVFQAGTILDPIEEIPRSQRTIHRKLNQFLETVMTHPDLTSTLLPLGDGVIMITKERELTE, encoded by the coding sequence GTGCGCAACGAAATGATGCATCGACCAGTTGTGAAACCAGAACTTGTTGAATTTATGCGAAATAAACAAAAAAAAATCCAAGGTGAACTTGGCGTAATCGAAGAAGAAGCTCACGAAGCGGGAGTACCAATCATTCCCCATGAAACAGTAGTGTTCTTACAATTTTTCTTAGATCAAATCAAACCCAAGAACATTTTAGAAATAGGGACAGCAATCGGCTTTTCTTCTAGCCTTATGGCGCAATGTGTCGGGGAAGACGGACATGTTACGACGATCGATCGATTTGATGTAATGATCAGAAAAGCGAAAGTAACCTATGAACGTTTAGGTCTAACGGACAAAGTAACTTTATTAGAAGGACAAGCGGCGGAAATTTTGCCGACACTAAGTGGTCCTTATGACTTTATTTTTATGGACAGTGCAAAATCTAAATATATCGAATTTTTACCAGAATGCTTACGCTTATTACGTGTTGGTGGTGTGCTGATGGTGGATGATGTCTTTCAAGCAGGCACGATTTTAGACCCAATCGAAGAAATTCCTCGTAGCCAAAGAACGATTCATAGAAAATTGAATCAATTTTTAGAGACAGTTATGACCCATCCAGATTTGACTTCAACATTATTGCCGTTAGGTGATGGCGTGATCATGATCACAAAAGAAAGAGAACTAACTGAATAA
- a CDS encoding phytoene/squalene synthase family protein has protein sequence MIKRKDDVTKLFSMYESDFALCEETIRNHSKSFYKAFSKLPKQKALSIFAIYSFCREADDSIDVYRDVDRLNKLKRELDDFLAGKIPDRYFWRALVPVFETYEMNQQSFYDMLLGQEMDWAFQQPETQTELEEYSYYVAGSVGLMLLPILSDRPDEIRSQAIQLGEAMQITNILRDIGEDYNNQRIYLPKEIMERFDVSLDSLEKGTINDSFIELWEYEATRAEQLYSKAQTMLASIHKDCQEALLLSIYFYKGILNSVRQSNYQCFNKRNFVKKSQQLELYQKAKNYLKTL, from the coding sequence ATGATAAAAAGAAAAGATGACGTAACAAAACTATTTTCAATGTATGAATCAGATTTCGCTTTGTGTGAGGAAACGATTCGCAATCATTCAAAAAGTTTTTATAAAGCCTTTTCTAAACTTCCAAAGCAAAAAGCACTAAGTATTTTTGCTATTTATTCTTTTTGTCGTGAAGCAGATGATAGCATTGATGTATACCGTGATGTGGATCGTTTAAACAAATTAAAACGTGAATTAGATGACTTTTTAGCAGGGAAAATTCCAGATCGTTATTTTTGGAGAGCCTTAGTGCCAGTATTCGAAACCTATGAAATGAATCAACAGTCTTTTTATGATATGTTATTGGGGCAAGAGATGGATTGGGCGTTTCAACAACCTGAAACACAGACTGAATTAGAAGAATATTCTTACTATGTCGCAGGATCAGTCGGATTGATGTTGTTGCCAATTCTTTCTGATCGTCCTGATGAAATAAGAAGCCAAGCAATCCAATTAGGTGAAGCCATGCAGATCACGAATATTTTAAGAGATATCGGAGAAGACTACAATAATCAGCGAATCTATCTTCCAAAGGAAATCATGGAAAGATTTGATGTTTCACTTGATTCGTTGGAAAAAGGTACCATCAATGATTCTTTTATAGAATTATGGGAATACGAGGCAACAAGAGCTGAGCAACTATACTCAAAAGCCCAAACAATGCTAGCTTCTATCCACAAAGATTGTCAAGAAGCGCTGTTACTATCTATCTATTTTTACAAAGGAATTTTAAATTCAGTTAGGCAAAGCAACTATCAATGTTTTAATAAGAGAAACTTCGTGAAGAAAAGTCAGCAACTTGAATTGTACCAAAAAGCAAAAAACTATTTGAAAACATTATAG
- a CDS encoding M42 family metallopeptidase: MEKNEEQLLIDLTNAKGVPGNEGEVREVFKKYAEPFADKIMYDGLGSIIAKRVGDKEGPKIYFSGHLDEVGFMVTQITEKGFIKFQTLGGWWGQVMLAQQVQIKTGKGDLYHGVIGSKPPHVLTAEARKQPYDVADMFIDIGASSDKQVAEWGIKPGDMITPYIEYRRMNDTKFILAKAWDNRIGTAVSLRVLENLATEGHPNILFAGSDVQEEVGLRGAQTSTHLVDPDIAFALDTGTAGDTPGMTPKEADSELGKGPQILIFDASMIPHKKLRDFVIQVAEENNIPFQYTVITGGGTDAGRMHLTRNGIPSLAITVPVRYLHSHTSMIHEDDYLNTVKLVTEVVKRLDKETVGKLRSY, from the coding sequence TTGGAAAAAAATGAAGAACAGTTATTGATAGACTTAACGAATGCAAAGGGCGTTCCTGGTAATGAAGGGGAAGTTCGGGAAGTCTTTAAGAAGTATGCGGAACCTTTTGCGGATAAAATTATGTATGATGGTTTGGGCAGTATTATTGCGAAGCGTGTTGGCGATAAAGAAGGTCCAAAAATCTATTTTTCAGGACATCTGGATGAAGTTGGGTTTATGGTTACTCAGATTACTGAAAAAGGGTTTATTAAATTCCAAACACTTGGTGGCTGGTGGGGGCAAGTTATGCTAGCTCAACAAGTACAAATTAAAACAGGTAAAGGTGATTTGTATCATGGTGTGATTGGATCAAAACCTCCTCACGTCTTGACTGCAGAAGCCAGAAAGCAACCATATGATGTAGCGGATATGTTTATCGATATTGGTGCATCTAGTGATAAACAAGTGGCTGAATGGGGCATCAAACCTGGTGATATGATCACGCCTTATATTGAATATCGCCGAATGAATGATACGAAATTTATTCTAGCTAAAGCATGGGATAACCGTATTGGTACAGCTGTTTCGCTAAGAGTTTTAGAAAATTTGGCAACTGAAGGGCATCCTAATATTTTATTTGCGGGAAGTGACGTACAAGAAGAAGTTGGGTTGCGTGGTGCTCAAACAAGTACACATCTTGTTGATCCAGATATTGCATTTGCCCTAGATACGGGAACTGCTGGAGATACTCCTGGCATGACACCTAAAGAAGCAGATTCTGAATTAGGGAAAGGACCACAAATCCTGATTTTTGATGCTTCAATGATCCCGCATAAAAAATTACGTGATTTCGTCATCCAAGTTGCTGAAGAGAATAATATTCCGTTTCAATATACCGTGATTACGGGTGGGGGAACGGATGCGGGTAGAATGCATTTGACTCGAAATGGTATACCATCATTAGCAATCACAGTCCCAGTTCGTTATCTACATTCTCATACATCAATGATTCACGAGGATGATTATTTAAATACAGTAAAATTAGTGACAGAAGTTGTGAAGCGATTAGATAAAGAAACGGTAGGAAAGCTTCGCAGTTATTAA
- a CDS encoding endonuclease III domain-containing protein, which yields MKSDKEKLQVLNNLVLHYGFQYWWEDENRISDWVSMILIQQTTEKNAHKALANLEPYLTVESLHEMELETLQELIRPAGFFTQKSNYIKALISWFISHDSDFDKFRAYSTEALRKELLMIKGVGSETADAMLLYIFERNVFIADQYAIRLFNRLGFGPYKTYEEMRKDFNHLTDGIPHDLCKEWHAAIDVHGKHFGKDKNMDESFLIS from the coding sequence TTGAAATCAGATAAAGAAAAGCTTCAAGTGTTAAATAATTTGGTCTTACATTACGGTTTTCAATATTGGTGGGAAGATGAGAATCGGATTTCTGATTGGGTTTCGATGATCTTGATCCAGCAGACGACTGAAAAAAATGCGCATAAAGCATTGGCTAATTTGGAACCTTATCTAACAGTAGAAAGTCTTCATGAAATGGAATTAGAAACACTTCAAGAACTGATCCGTCCAGCAGGATTTTTCACTCAAAAAAGTAACTATATCAAAGCATTGATCAGTTGGTTTATTTCCCATGATAGTGATTTTGATAAATTTCGTGCTTACTCTACTGAAGCGTTAAGAAAAGAGCTGTTAATGATCAAAGGTGTTGGCTCAGAAACAGCAGATGCGATGCTCCTTTATATCTTTGAACGAAATGTTTTTATCGCGGATCAATATGCCATTCGTTTGTTTAATCGATTGGGGTTTGGTCCCTATAAGACGTACGAAGAAATGCGGAAAGACTTCAATCATTTGACGGATGGAATTCCTCATGATTTATGTAAAGAATGGCATGCAGCAATTGATGTTCATGGTAAGCATTTTGGCAAAGACAAGAATATGGATGAATCATTTTTAATCTCTTAA
- a CDS encoding MBL fold metallo-hydrolase, with protein MKITVLGCLGAYPYKGEGTSSYLLESDGFQLLLDAGSTTLVNLEEHLDPLNLDAVILSHYHYDHIADLGVLQYYRQLYPVMEPTPVLPIYGHTDDRVHFEALNMSGVSKAIPYFEAEELKLGPFLVTFMKTIHPVPCYAMRFVEEKTGKVFVFTGDSGYLESFVDFAQDADVFLADTYLFEGNEKHHAHFTSKESGEIARAANVKKLILTHLPQHGSLDELKKQAQKAAGSQVSVCLAEKNLVIEI; from the coding sequence GTGAAAATAACCGTTTTAGGCTGTTTAGGTGCTTATCCTTATAAAGGCGAAGGGACTAGTTCTTATTTGTTGGAATCAGATGGATTTCAGCTGTTATTAGATGCTGGAAGTACAACGTTAGTTAATTTGGAAGAACATCTGGATCCGTTAAATTTAGATGCAGTGATTTTATCCCATTATCATTATGATCATATTGCTGACCTAGGTGTTTTACAGTATTATCGTCAATTGTACCCAGTCATGGAGCCAACCCCTGTTTTGCCAATTTATGGACATACAGATGACCGTGTCCATTTTGAAGCGTTGAATATGTCTGGTGTGTCAAAAGCGATTCCTTATTTTGAAGCGGAAGAGTTAAAATTAGGACCTTTTCTGGTGACGTTTATGAAAACGATCCATCCTGTTCCTTGCTATGCTATGCGTTTTGTTGAAGAAAAAACGGGAAAAGTTTTTGTTTTTACTGGTGATTCTGGTTACTTGGAAAGCTTTGTCGATTTTGCTCAAGATGCGGATGTTTTTTTAGCAGATACTTATTTGTTTGAAGGAAATGAAAAACATCATGCTCATTTTACCTCAAAAGAATCAGGAGAAATTGCCAGGGCAGCAAATGTCAAAAAGTTGATTTTGACTCATTTACCTCAACATGGCTCATTAGATGAGCTAAAGAAACAAGCCCAAAAAGCAGCAGGAAGTCAAGTGTCTGTTTGTTTAGCAGAGAAAAATTTAGTTATTGAAATTTAA
- a CDS encoding DUF975 family protein — translation MKSQITNAMHREQARTALINQWGTMAWITFLAVFIRFMISSVVGSVANLPKDSASTNIMSFLLYNFLFFAITYGTYYCALQVLRGKRVQAGMLTTIFQGKLYLPMLLINLIQYLVELVLNLVVLLPVLLSYGTALYFGLMFNTVSVDQFQTQMGGDTLLALLLLIFAFLMILVGVFVSGVFQFAVWVKLDDPELSVGDALKYALFLMKGRFGQYLLLQISFIGWFIVGALVFGIGLLWVIPYHDVAVASFYDTAREEKGAPVVIE, via the coding sequence ATGAAAAGTCAAATAACAAATGCAATGCATCGAGAACAAGCTCGAACAGCTCTAATAAATCAATGGGGAACCATGGCGTGGATTACATTTTTAGCTGTATTTATCCGCTTTATGATTAGCTCTGTGGTAGGCAGTGTAGCGAATCTACCAAAGGACAGCGCAAGTACAAATATAATGTCTTTTTTACTATATAACTTTCTGTTTTTTGCAATTACTTATGGCACTTACTATTGTGCTTTACAAGTGCTGCGGGGCAAAAGAGTTCAAGCAGGCATGTTAACAACTATTTTTCAAGGTAAGCTTTATCTGCCAATGTTATTGATCAACCTGATTCAATATCTTGTTGAATTAGTTTTAAATTTAGTGGTATTGTTACCAGTACTTTTATCTTATGGAACTGCTTTATATTTTGGATTGATGTTTAATACTGTATCTGTGGATCAATTTCAAACGCAAATGGGTGGAGATACCCTGTTAGCATTATTATTACTGATATTTGCATTTTTAATGATTTTGGTCGGCGTTTTTGTCAGTGGCGTGTTCCAATTTGCAGTATGGGTAAAACTTGATGATCCTGAATTATCAGTAGGAGATGCACTGAAATACGCACTTTTCTTGATGAAAGGACGCTTTGGACAATATTTGCTTCTGCAAATTTCATTTATTGGCTGGTTTATTGTAGGGGCATTAGTTTTCGGAATTGGTTTATTATGGGTGATTCCTTATCATGATGTGGCCGTTGCCAGTTTTTATGATACAGCTCGTGAAGAAAAAGGTGCACCAGTAGTAATAGAATAA
- a CDS encoding phytoene desaturase family protein: MKKVIVIGAGAAGLAAAIRLQHEGYNVHLYEKNEQVGGKMYQIKEQGFTFDVGPTIVMMPEIYREVFEQCGKDPDQYIPMKKVDPMLSLNFPNEETLNMSSDLVSLTSLLEGISEEDMQGYLEYLASIYKRYQIAKKAFIMKSFRSFWDFYNPRSLIDGFRLHTFNDAYSSISKFVKDERLRKALAFQTLYIGVSPYNGPSLYTIIPMIELIYGIWFIEGGMYTLATGMAKAFEELGGTIHLNTPVKEIIIENKQATGIRTEEGIIPSDYVVCNADFPYAMKSLLPDEKTRGKYTDKKIDKLDYSCSCFILYLGLDKKYPVDSLHTIRFAEDFEKNINDIFEDGKLPDDPSFYIYVPSSIDESLAPEGHEGVYILVPVPELSQGVDWNESTTQAFRQNVLDLVKKETIFSDIEEHIVYESLYTPKEFKQNFNAYNGATFGLKPTLKQSNYYRPHNKFDYADNLYFCGSSTHPGAGVPIVLTSAKLAAEELLKDDKKKR; the protein is encoded by the coding sequence GTGAAAAAAGTCATAGTAATTGGTGCAGGAGCTGCAGGATTAGCAGCAGCTATTCGTCTGCAACACGAAGGGTATAATGTTCATTTGTACGAGAAAAATGAACAAGTCGGTGGTAAAATGTACCAAATAAAAGAACAAGGATTTACCTTTGACGTAGGTCCGACCATCGTGATGATGCCTGAAATTTATCGTGAAGTTTTTGAACAATGTGGGAAAGACCCAGATCAATATATACCGATGAAAAAAGTTGATCCCATGTTATCCTTGAACTTTCCAAATGAAGAAACGTTAAACATGTCTTCGGATCTAGTGTCTTTAACGTCACTTTTAGAAGGTATTTCAGAAGAGGATATGCAAGGATATCTAGAATATTTAGCAAGTATTTATAAACGGTATCAAATAGCGAAAAAGGCTTTCATCATGAAATCATTTCGTTCTTTTTGGGATTTTTATAATCCGAGATCATTGATTGATGGGTTTAGATTACACACATTTAATGATGCCTATAGTTCTATTTCAAAATTTGTAAAAGACGAAAGATTACGGAAAGCATTAGCCTTCCAAACTCTTTACATAGGGGTTTCTCCTTATAATGGTCCTTCTCTTTATACAATTATTCCTATGATTGAACTAATTTATGGCATCTGGTTTATTGAAGGTGGGATGTATACCTTGGCTACAGGAATGGCCAAAGCTTTTGAAGAGCTTGGTGGTACGATTCACCTTAATACACCTGTGAAAGAAATCATCATAGAAAATAAACAAGCAACAGGAATCAGGACAGAAGAGGGCATTATCCCGAGTGATTACGTCGTGTGTAATGCTGATTTTCCTTATGCAATGAAGTCATTGTTACCAGATGAAAAGACTAGAGGAAAATATACCGATAAAAAAATTGATAAGTTGGATTATTCCTGTTCATGTTTCATTCTTTATCTTGGTCTGGATAAAAAATATCCAGTGGATTCACTTCATACGATTCGATTTGCTGAAGATTTTGAAAAAAATATTAATGATATTTTTGAAGATGGAAAATTACCAGATGACCCTTCATTTTATATTTATGTTCCGTCTTCAATCGATGAAAGTTTAGCGCCAGAAGGGCATGAAGGAGTTTATATTTTGGTGCCTGTTCCTGAACTCTCACAAGGAGTGGATTGGAACGAATCAACAACGCAGGCATTTCGACAAAACGTTCTCGATTTAGTCAAAAAAGAAACTATTTTCTCTGATATAGAAGAACATATCGTTTATGAATCTCTCTATACACCTAAAGAGTTCAAGCAAAATTTTAATGCTTATAATGGTGCAACATTCGGACTGAAACCTACCTTAAAACAAAGTAACTATTATCGTCCTCATAATAAATTCGATTATGCAGATAACCTTTATTTTTGCGGTAGTAGTACACATCCAGGGGCGGGAGTTCCGATTGTTTTAACAAGCGCTAAGTTAGCTGCGGAGGAGTTGTTGAAAGATGATAAAAAGAAAAGATGA
- a CDS encoding lipoate--protein ligase, with translation MIFVPNENNDPRVNLAIETYLLKEKPLDEPILLFYINDPSIIIGRNQNTIEEINKEYVDEHGIHVVRRLSGGGAVYHDHGNLNFSFIMPDDGNSFRDFAKVTQPIIQALHELGVSGAELKGRNDLVIDDMKFSGNAMYATAGRMFAHGTLMFDSDIDEVVNTLKVRKDKIESKGIKSVRSRVTNIKPFLPADKQGMTTEEFREDILLKIFGVDSVDQVKTYELTDEDWQKINKISDEYYRNWDWNYGKSPAFNLERHQRFPIGSIDAQMNVEDGEIKEIKIFGDFFGLGEIKDVEEILTGTKYEKSAIEAAVDQIDIKKYFGNIEKEDLVGLLY, from the coding sequence GTGATTTTTGTTCCAAATGAAAACAATGACCCAAGAGTAAATTTAGCAATTGAAACCTATTTATTGAAAGAAAAACCATTAGATGAGCCAATTCTATTATTTTATATCAACGATCCATCAATTATTATTGGGCGCAATCAAAATACGATTGAAGAAATCAATAAAGAATATGTAGATGAACATGGGATTCATGTGGTTCGCCGTTTAAGTGGTGGTGGTGCTGTCTATCATGATCACGGGAATTTGAATTTTAGCTTTATTATGCCAGATGATGGCAATTCTTTTCGCGACTTTGCTAAGGTAACACAGCCAATCATTCAAGCTTTGCATGAATTGGGCGTGTCCGGCGCGGAGTTAAAAGGTCGTAACGATTTAGTGATCGATGACATGAAGTTTTCAGGAAATGCGATGTATGCGACGGCAGGAAGAATGTTTGCGCATGGCACATTGATGTTTGATAGCGATATTGATGAAGTTGTGAATACATTAAAAGTGCGTAAAGACAAAATCGAATCTAAAGGAATCAAATCCGTTCGTTCACGAGTAACGAATATCAAACCGTTCTTACCAGCAGATAAACAAGGAATGACGACAGAAGAATTTCGTGAAGATATCTTATTGAAAATTTTTGGTGTAGACTCTGTTGATCAAGTAAAGACGTATGAGCTAACAGATGAAGATTGGCAAAAAATCAACAAAATTTCTGATGAATATTATCGTAACTGGGATTGGAATTATGGGAAATCGCCAGCTTTCAACTTAGAACGCCATCAACGCTTCCCAATCGGTTCAATCGATGCACAAATGAATGTGGAAGACGGTGAAATCAAAGAAATCAAAATTTTTGGTGACTTCTTTGGATTAGGTGAAATCAAAGATGTAGAAGAAATTTTGACTGGTACAAAATACGAGAAATCAGCAATCGAAGCAGCAGTTGATCAGATTGATATCAAAAAATATTTTGGGAACATTGAAAAAGAAGATTTGGTCGGCTTATTATACTAA